The sequence ACAGTCCGACAGTCGCGGGTTTAATAGGTTTATGTTTGCCGGAGCGGTAGAGGTGGATGTGGACCAGCTTGGCAGGATTCTCATACCGGATTTTTTAAAAAGTTTTGCCGGCTTGTCTGAAAAGGTGATTTTCGCGGGGCTTTACGACAGGGTTGAAATATGGAACGAAAAACACTGGGGCGAATATAAGAAAAAAATTGAAGATCAGGGCGACCAGTTGGCGGAAAAGCTTGGCGAAATAGGGGCTGTGTGATTTTTATACCACTTCCAATTGAGCGAAAATTGAAATTATGGTCCAACACGTTCCAGTTCTTTTAAAACAGATTACCGACATTCTTGCCGTTAAAGGGGGCGAAATTTTTCTTGACTGCACATTGGGTGGCGGGGGACACTCGGCTTCCATATGTCAGGCGACTCATGGAGAAGCCCGAATAATCGGCCTGGACATTGACGAGGATGCCGAAAAAAGAGTTGAAAATACGCTGAAAAAAGAAGGATGCCGTTTCCAGTTTTTCAATCAGAACTTCAAGGACTTAGACAATGCTCTCGCAAAGGCCGGCGTCTCTCATGTTCACGCGATTCTTTACGATTTGGGTTGGAGCTCGTTTCAGACCGAAATTTCAGGAAGAGGATTTTCTTTTAAAAAAGACGAGCCGCTTCTTATGACCTTTTCCAAAAATCCTAAAGCAGATGATTTGACCGCGCAAAAGATATTAAACAGCTGGGAGGAGGAGAACATAGAGCTCATTTTGAAAGTTTACGGAGAAGAGCGATTTGCGAGGCGCATCGCAAGACGTATCACGGAAAGAAGACAGACAAAAGAGATACTCACAACCTTTGAACTTGTGGAAATCGTCAAAAGCGCCATTCCGGCATCGGCAAAAAGAAAAGGAGGCATCCATCCGGCGACAAAGACCTTTCAGGCCCTGCGTATCGCGGTAAACGATGAGATGAGCGCTCTAAAAAAAGGGTTGCAAAACGGATTTGAAGCGCTGAATTCAGAGGGGAAAATGGCCGTAATATCATTCCATAGTTTGGAAGACAGAATAGTTAAAAGGACTTTCAGTCAATGGGCGAAAGAAGAAAAGGGAAAAATCATTACCAAAAAACCTCTCACGGCGGACGAAGCGGAGACAGAAAATAATCCAAGATCAAGAAGCGCCAAGTTGAGAGTTTTTCAAAAGTATTAAAGAAAAATGACAAAAGTTATCAATAAAACTTTATACGAGTTAAAAGAAGCCAGAATTTTTTGGATTGCTTTGGCTTGTCTTGGACTTTCGCTCGCGTTTTACGCCTATTTCATATCAATGACCGTATTCAACATAGTGGAAAGAAAAAGCGCCAAAGTGGCAATTTCCGAACTTAATTCAGAATTGGCTTTTCTTGAGACCGAATATATGGAACTGAATAGTTCTTTGACCATGTCTCTTGTTTTAGAACAGGGTTTTCGAGAAGTCAATGACGTGAAATACGCTTCAAGGGGGGCCTCCAGAGAGGCGCTGTCCTTTGAAAACGCGGCGGGGCAATAGCTCGCTTGGCTTATCTCTTGTATACTTTAATCAAGTCCTCATAACTTGATTCGCTTTGGATTGCAAACTTCAATGAAAAATTTTCCATTCCGGCTTATTCTCATTAAAACGGCGGTGGTGGCGGGAGCGTTGATTTTAATGACAAAACTGTACACGGTACAAATCGTCCGTGGAGACGATTTCAGTGAAAGAGCCGCTCGGCAATATGTTCAGGAAGGTACAAGTTCGTTTGACCGTGGCAATATATATTTCAAAAACAAAGACGGAACGCTTATGGGCGCGGCGGTTTTGAAACAGGGCTTTACTCTTTCCATAAATCCGTCTATTTTGTCTTCACCTGAGAGCACATATGAAAAACTTTCAGAGATAGTGCCTATTGAAAAGGATTCTTTTATGGCCAAGGCCGGCAAAAAAGGCGACCCGCACGAGGAAATCCTAAAACAAATTGATAAAAAAACGGCGGATAAAATCCGGGCGCTCCAAATCACCGGCGTGTTTTTGACCTCGGCAAAATGGCGGTACTACCCGGGAAACGCAAGTGGCGCTCATGTTTTGGGTTTCGTTGGTTTTCAAGGCAATGAACTGACGGGTCGATACGGCCTTGAAAGCTACTATGAAGGGGTACTGGAGAGAACCGATGAAAAGCTTTATGTAAACTTTTTCGCCGAAGTTTTTTCAAGCATAGGGAGGATTGTAAGCGGAGATTCAAAGCGAAGCGGAGACGTTTTAACCGGCATTGAACCGTCCGTGCAAGCGTTTTTGGAGGAGAACCTTCTTTCCATAAGTGAAAAGTGGGAAAGTAAACTGGTGGGAGGAATTGTCATAGAACCGACGACGGGCCAAATAGTTGCGATGTCAACATTGCCGACATTTAATCCGAATGACTTTAGAAACGCGGATCCCTCTACTTTTTTAAATCCGTTCGTAAGCAGTGTTTACGAGCTTGGTTCGGTTATTAAACCTTTGACCGTGGCCGCGGGCATTGATTCGGGCAGTATAACCTCCAATACAAAATATTTTGATGCCGGTTTTGTTACGGTAAACGGACTTAAAATTTCAAATTATGACGGCAAAGGAAGGGGAGAAGTTGACATTCAAACCGCTTTAAGTCAGTCGCTAAACACCGGCATGGCTCATGTTGTCTTGAAAATGGGCAGGGAAAATTTCGCCAAATACATGACTTCTTTGGAGCTCGGCGAAGAGACGGGAGTGGACTTGCCCGGAGAGGTTCGAGGTTTGGTCAAAAACTTGGAAAGCCCGAGAAACATAGAACATGTTACCGCCTCTTTCGGACAAGGTATCGCTCTCACTCCCATTGCCGCCGTCAGGGCGCTCACTTCTCTCGCAAACGGAGGGGTTTTGCCGAATTTGCATGTGGCAAGTAGCATTGACTATGACTTGGGTTTTGAGAAAAATTTGACTTTTGGAGAAGGAAAAAGGGTCTTCAAAAAAGAAACGGCAGATGAAGTGACGAGAATGCTCGTGAGTGGCGTTGATGATACTCTCTCCGATGGCAAGTATAAGATGGAACATTATAGCATTGCCGCCAAAACCGGTACGGCTCAAATTGCGAAAACGGACGATAGAGGATATTATGATGACAGGTTCCTTCATTCTTTTTTCGGCTATTTTCCCGCCTATGAACCTAAATTTCTGATATTTCTTTTTACCGTGGAACCAAAAGGAGTGGACTTTTCTTCTCAAACATTGGCGGAACCTTTTATGAATACGGCAAAGTTTTTGATAAATTATTATGAAATCCCGCCGGATAGATGAGAAACATGGAACACGAAACAAGTTAGCAAAAGTCAGAAAAGCGTACTTTTATCATGAAATTTTTTTTAAAACAAATCGTAATCACTCTTCTTACTTGGGAAGCTCGCGTTGTACTGAAGAAGTACAAGCCGTCCATAATCGCCGTTACCGGTACGGTGGGAAAAACCAGTACCAAGGACATGATATATACGATTTTTTCAAAATATTTATATACCAGAAAAAGTGAAAAAAGTTTTAACGGCGATATAGGAGTGCCTCTTACCATTCTTGGCCTGCCGAACGGCTGGAACAACCCTTTTGTTTGGCTTCTCAATATACTGAGGGGCCTCCGTCTCATTTTTCCGGTACGTTTGTCGCTTAAGGCCACAAGGTATCCCCAGTGGCTTATTTTGGAAATAGGCGCTGACAGGCCCGGAGATATCAGACGTCTGGCCAAGTGGATAAAGCCGGATGTTACGGTTGTTACAAAGCTAAGCAAAGTGCCTGTGCATATAGAATTTTTCAAGTCGGTGGCGGAAGTAAACAAAGAGAAGTCCAATATTGTAAAGTCCCTAAAGAACGGCGGTTCTCTGATTTTAAACGGGGACGACGAAGACGTACGTCAGTTTTCGGAAATCAGAAGAGAAATAAAACCGTTATTTTTTGGATTTGATAATTTTTCCAATATAAAAGCAAGCAACTACGCCATTGAGTATGAAGATAAAAATGGCTTGCGTCTTCCGTGGGGTATTTCTTTTAAATTAAATTTCAGCAACAATTGCTTGCCGGTAAAATTAAACGGCGTCTTGGGGAAGAGCGTCTGTTTTGCCGCTCTCTCCGGTTTTGCCACCGCAATAGTCGCCGATATTCCACCTCTCTCTGCCCTTGAAGCGATGGCTGATTATAAGACGCCTCCCGGCAGAATGCGTCTCGTTGAAGGCGTAAAAGATTCGCTCATTATAGATGACACGTATAATTCTTCGCCCGCGGCTGTAGAGGGAGCTTTGGGGACATTGCGTGAC comes from bacterium and encodes:
- a CDS encoding penicillin-binding protein 2, translated to MKNFPFRLILIKTAVVAGALILMTKLYTVQIVRGDDFSERAARQYVQEGTSSFDRGNIYFKNKDGTLMGAAVLKQGFTLSINPSILSSPESTYEKLSEIVPIEKDSFMAKAGKKGDPHEEILKQIDKKTADKIRALQITGVFLTSAKWRYYPGNASGAHVLGFVGFQGNELTGRYGLESYYEGVLERTDEKLYVNFFAEVFSSIGRIVSGDSKRSGDVLTGIEPSVQAFLEENLLSISEKWESKLVGGIVIEPTTGQIVAMSTLPTFNPNDFRNADPSTFLNPFVSSVYELGSVIKPLTVAAGIDSGSITSNTKYFDAGFVTVNGLKISNYDGKGRGEVDIQTALSQSLNTGMAHVVLKMGRENFAKYMTSLELGEETGVDLPGEVRGLVKNLESPRNIEHVTASFGQGIALTPIAAVRALTSLANGGVLPNLHVASSIDYDLGFEKNLTFGEGKRVFKKETADEVTRMLVSGVDDTLSDGKYKMEHYSIAAKTGTAQIAKTDDRGYYDDRFLHSFFGYFPAYEPKFLIFLFTVEPKGVDFSSQTLAEPFMNTAKFLINYYEIPPDR
- the murF gene encoding UDP-N-acetylmuramoyl-tripeptide--D-alanyl-D-alanine ligase, which translates into the protein MKFFLKQIVITLLTWEARVVLKKYKPSIIAVTGTVGKTSTKDMIYTIFSKYLYTRKSEKSFNGDIGVPLTILGLPNGWNNPFVWLLNILRGLRLIFPVRLSLKATRYPQWLILEIGADRPGDIRRLAKWIKPDVTVVTKLSKVPVHIEFFKSVAEVNKEKSNIVKSLKNGGSLILNGDDEDVRQFSEIRREIKPLFFGFDNFSNIKASNYAIEYEDKNGLRLPWGISFKLNFSNNCLPVKLNGVLGKSVCFAALSGFATAIVADIPPLSALEAMADYKTPPGRMRLVEGVKDSLIIDDTYNSSPAAVEGALGTLRDIEGYGKKIAVLGDMLELGRHSPEAHREIGKLVACSAHVLITVGVRAREIAQVAMENGMSEKSIFQFEDADKAGKHLELLLQKGDIALVKGSQSVRMERTVKEVMARPEDAAKILCRQERQWMLR
- the rsmH gene encoding 16S rRNA (cytosine(1402)-N(4))-methyltransferase RsmH, which codes for MVQHVPVLLKQITDILAVKGGEIFLDCTLGGGGHSASICQATHGEARIIGLDIDEDAEKRVENTLKKEGCRFQFFNQNFKDLDNALAKAGVSHVHAILYDLGWSSFQTEISGRGFSFKKDEPLLMTFSKNPKADDLTAQKILNSWEEENIELILKVYGEERFARRIARRITERRQTKEILTTFELVEIVKSAIPASAKRKGGIHPATKTFQALRIAVNDEMSALKKGLQNGFEALNSEGKMAVISFHSLEDRIVKRTFSQWAKEEKGKIITKKPLTADEAETENNPRSRSAKLRVFQKY
- the mraZ gene encoding division/cell wall cluster transcriptional repressor MraZ, which translates into the protein MLIGEYTHTIDEKSRVSLPSKFRKELGKNVVVTRGLDNCLFLYSPKAWAVISKKLGQLPFGQSDSRGFNRFMFAGAVEVDVDQLGRILIPDFLKSFAGLSEKVIFAGLYDRVEIWNEKHWGEYKKKIEDQGDQLAEKLGEIGAV